TAAAAAGTCAGGTTTCTCTAGCTATGTATGAGATTAGGCAGATGGCGGATGTAGTTCTGCCCACTCTGAGTGTGATTTTCACAGTCAACGCACTTGTAATCTATAGAGTCTGATGATGAATACAGTGATGATGAGGACATGAGCTGGAAGGTGCGGCGTTCATCTGTGAAATGTCTGGAGGCGATAATCAGCAGCCGCAGGGATCTGCTGGTGGAGCTCtatggatctgtaggcccagtGTTGGTGTCCCGATTCAAAGAACGTGAGGAGAATGTTAAGACTGACATTTTCTCAGCCTTTGTGGCTTTGCTCAGACAGACCAGACACCCTCATGGTGCCACTCTGGACACGGAAGCTAAAGAGGAGCCAGCTGTCTCTCTCTTGAAGAAACAGGTATAGTTGTCTGCAGGTTATTGACCCAAACTCCATGGTGCATATCTCCTAATAATAGCTCTCACCTGCTTCAGGTACCGACGATAGTAAAAGCCTTACACCGACAGCTAAAGGAGAAAAGCATGAGAAGTAGGCAAGGTTGCTTCAGTCTCTTGACAGAGATGGCCAATGTCCTTCCCAGTCAACTAGGAGAGCACATACCAGTCCTCATTCCAGGTCAGATTAAAAGAATGAAATGCTATGCTAACACCCTGTTTACACTGTACGCGATCGGTGCGACACATCAAAAACGTTTAGATCCCAATATAACCACTTAAGTATTTAGGGTGACGAGTTGCAGACAGTAAACTGACGCCCCGTGCAACTTCTGGCATACTCCACAAGCTTTCACTACTTCTGACAAGAAGGACAATTAATTTGTAAAGTTTGCTTTGAAATTTCCATCATATATAGGTTGCAGCATGATAAAATGTAATGCGAAAATGGTCGCACCTGGtgtataatgtattatattagTCAATTATTGTCTTTTCTTGGCTGAGTTTAATCACTTAATCACTATAGTCTCATATAACAGAGTTGTAATAAATGAATCCCTGATACTTTAACTATCAACTTGCCTTTGGCACTTTTGCGCCCAGTTAATCTCTTTAACCAGTTTTGTAGCATATTATTTTCAGTGTATACATTCATTTCagattttctctctctttagGTATTATTTTCTCCTTGACAGACAAGTCGACCTCTTCAAATATGAAGATTGACGCCCTTTCTTTCCTCAATGTTCTCTTGAGTAGCCACAACCCAGAGATCTTCCACCCACACATTAATGTCATCTTACCACCGGTGATCCAATGTGTCGAAGACCCATTTTATAAAATCACATCTGAGGCCCTCCAAGTCACCCAACAGATTGTCAAGCTCATGCGGCCGCTGGACAAGCCCATCACTTTTGACGCCAAGCCTTACATAAAGAACGTGTTTGCTTGCACCTCGAAGAGGTTGAAGGCAGCTGACATAGACCAAGAAGTGAAAGAAAGAGCCATTTACTGCATGGGCCACATTTTGAGTCATATGGGTGACCAGCTTGGTGCTGACCTGCAGCCCACCTTGCAGATATTTCTGGAAAGGCTTAAAAATGAAATCACCAGGCTTATTGCAGTGAAGACTTTGACTCTTGTCGCTTCCTCGCCACTTAAAATTGACCTAAGACCCATTTTAACAGAGGCGATACCAATGCTTGGATCTTTCTTGCGGAAAAACCAGCGGGCTCTTAAGCTGAACACGATAACTGCCTTGAATGTGATGGTCACAAAATATAGCGACAGCTTCAAGCCTCCAATGATAGAGTCCATACTGAGTGAGGTACCTGCTTTGATTCAAGAAAGTGATATGCATATCTCACAGTTAGCTATAACGCTGATCACGTGTATGGCCAAAGTTTGCCCGTCCTCGTTGAGCAAAATTGGGGGGACGATCTTACCTGAAGTACTTAACTTAGTCCATTCTCCATTGCTACAAGGAGGTGCTCTAAATTCAATACTTGAGTTCTTCCAGGTTCTTGTAGCAACAAAAGCCAACAACATGGGTTACAGTGACCTTCTGAAAGCCTTGAGAGGGCCTTTCTATGATTCAAAGTCGTCTGACTCCATGTCCGTGCATAAACAGTCCTACTACTCCGTGGCCAAATGTGTAGCAGCGTTGTCGACGGCCTGTCCCAAAGAAGCTTCTGCAGTGGTTACCAACCTTATCCAGGATGTAAAGAACCCCAAATCATCCGAGTCTGTGAGGATTCTCTCGTTGTTGTGTCTTGGGGAAATTGGACGGTTTATGAACTTTGAAGGCCACAAGGAGCTGAAGGGAGTCATGATGGAAGCCTTCAGTTCTCTGAACGAGGAAGTGAAGTCTGCCGCATCTTTCGCTCTGGGAAACATTTGTGTTGGAAACTTGGGGGAGTATCTGCCATTCATGCTCAAGGAGATCGGCAGCCAACCAAAGAGACAGTACTTGCTTCTGCACTCCCTCAAGGAAATGATCACTGCTCTGTCAGCCGAAAGTCTCAAGCCTCATGTGGAGAACATCTGGGCTCTGCTATTCAAGCACTGTGAATGCGCAGAGGAGGGCACTCGCAATATTGTAGCTGAATGTTTAGGGAAACTCACATTGGTCAGTCCATCTGAACTTCTACCAAGGCTAAAGAAACAGCTGTCCTCAGGTAATATGAGATGAAACATTACCTTGACTTTACTCAGTAGAAAATGGATTTGTTGCAAAGTATAGTTTTAAAATGGGGTTTAAATCAAGTGAAGTGTTTGAAATACATGAGTGGGCTGcacaaatataaacaataagCAAGCAAATATTTATTGTTCTTCCAGGGTCTCCTCTTTCCCGCAGTACGGTTGTAACTGCAGTGAAGTTCACTATCGTAGACCACCCTATGCCTATAGACTCACTCCTCAAAGGATGCATTGGTAAATTGCGTATACTTTGTGCTTTTCTGTggataataaatgtaaatgatatattttttttttttttttttggtgaatgcATGACAGATACTGTCTTAAACCCTTGAACTAATGGCCTAGTTTGTAATTCTGCTATTAGGTGACTTCCTGAAAACACTCCAGGACCCTGACCTCAATGTTCGGAGAGTGGctttagtcatgtttaattcagCTGCCCACAACAAACCTTCCCTGATCCGTGGACTTCTGACATCACTTCTC
The nucleotide sequence above comes from Chanodichthys erythropterus isolate Z2021 chromosome 10, ASM2448905v1, whole genome shotgun sequence. Encoded proteins:
- the cand2 gene encoding cullin-associated NEDD8-dissociated protein 2: MSQSVQCPARRYDLHQAQLSVLIFTSPFSAVLYKVKMSNVTFYISNLLEKMTSTDKDFRFMAANDLMMELQKDSIKLDEESERKVVTMLLKLLEDKNGEVQNLAVKCLGPLVGKVKECQVETMVDTLCSNMVSNKEQLRDISSMGLKTVIAELPPSSAGLSLTVNVCRKITSQLIGALGMQDDVSIQLEALDILSDMLGRLSTALVSFHQSILTSLLAQLMSPRMAVRKRSIIALGHLVPSCSTTLFTQLTEHLMGELSRGPPTANVRTFIQCLATVSRRGGHRIGEHLEKIVPMVVKFCNVEDDELREFCFQAFEAFFSRCPKEMSPHLPTIIKLCLKYITYDPNYNYDADDDQDDSMDIEEREDEDQESDDEYSDDEDMSWKVRRSSVKCLEAIISSRRDLLVELYGSVGPVLVSRFKEREENVKTDIFSAFVALLRQTRHPHGATLDTEAKEEPAVSLLKKQVPTIVKALHRQLKEKSMRSRQGCFSLLTEMANVLPSQLGEHIPVLIPGIIFSLTDKSTSSNMKIDALSFLNVLLSSHNPEIFHPHINVILPPVIQCVEDPFYKITSEALQVTQQIVKLMRPLDKPITFDAKPYIKNVFACTSKRLKAADIDQEVKERAIYCMGHILSHMGDQLGADLQPTLQIFLERLKNEITRLIAVKTLTLVASSPLKIDLRPILTEAIPMLGSFLRKNQRALKLNTITALNVMVTKYSDSFKPPMIESILSEVPALIQESDMHISQLAITLITCMAKVCPSSLSKIGGTILPEVLNLVHSPLLQGGALNSILEFFQVLVATKANNMGYSDLLKALRGPFYDSKSSDSMSVHKQSYYSVAKCVAALSTACPKEASAVVTNLIQDVKNPKSSESVRILSLLCLGEIGRFMNFEGHKELKGVMMEAFSSLNEEVKSAASFALGNICVGNLGEYLPFMLKEIGSQPKRQYLLLHSLKEMITALSAESLKPHVENIWALLFKHCECAEEGTRNIVAECLGKLTLVSPSELLPRLKKQLSSGSPLSRSTVVTAVKFTIVDHPMPIDSLLKGCIGDFLKTLQDPDLNVRRVALVMFNSAAHNKPSLIRGLLTSLLPHLYNETQIRKDLVREVEMGPFKHTVDDGLDVRKAAYECMYTLLDSCLDCLDIFEFLNHVEEGLKDHYDIKMLTFIMLARVSKLCPAAVVQRLDRLVEPLKATCSTKVKAGSVKQEFEKQEELRRSAMRAVAALLSISEVEKSPAMADFANQIRSNAEMATIFESLQGDPLTGAVESMDTS